Proteins co-encoded in one Brassica oleracea var. oleracea cultivar TO1000 chromosome C4, BOL, whole genome shotgun sequence genomic window:
- the LOC106337461 gene encoding probable inactive patatin-like protein 9 isoform X2, translated as MEMDLSKVTLDIFTKLEQKWLSHCDTTRKTRILSIDGGGTTAIVAGASIVRLEDQIRLQTGDPHAQISDFFDIVTGTGIGGVLAALLVADDGSGRPMFTAREAVKFIEEKNSELFEIRHTGVFRRNRRYSGSSMERVLQAAFRREDGKVLTMKDTCKPLLVPCYDLKTSAPFVFSRAGASESPSFDFELWKVCRATSATPSMFKPVNVVSVDGKTSCSAVDGGLVMNNPSAAAVTHVLHNKRDFPSVNGVDDLLVLSIGNGSSSTPGRKLQRNGDCSTSCLVDIVLDGVSDTVDQMLGNAFCWNRTDYVRVQVSGLTSGGDGTVGPRKTAEELLKERGVETAPFGGKRLLTETNGERIESFVQRLVASSLPPSPCKESAVNPLADGR; from the exons ATGGAGATGGATCTGAGCAAGGTTACTCTTGACATTTTCACCAAGCTTGAACAGAAATGGCTCTCCCACTGCGACACCACCAGGAAGACACGCATCCTTAGCATCGACGGTGGTGGAACCACTGCCATTGTGGCCGGAGCTTCTATTGTTCGCCTCGAAGACCAGATCCGCCTCCAGACCGGTGACCCTCACGCTCAGATCTCTGATTTCTTCGACATTGTTACCGGAACCGGAATCGGAGGCGTACTCGCGGCCCTGCTCGTCGCCGACGATGGCTCCGGGAGGCCGATGTTCACCGCCAGGGAAGCTGTTAAGTTTATCGAGGAGAAGAACTCGGAGCTATTCGAGATCAGGCACACGGGAGTCTTCAGGAGGAACCGGAGATACTCCGGGAGCAGCATGGAGAGGGTGCTGCAGGCAGCGTTTAGGAGGGAGGACGGTAAGGTGCTGACGATGAAGGACACGTGTAAGCCTCTCCTCGTTCCCTGCTACGACCTCAAAACCTCTGCACCTTTCGTTTTCTCACGCGCCGGCGCATCCGAGTCGCCGAGCTTCGACTTCGAGCTTTGGAAAGTCTGCCGTGCCACCTCGGCGACTCCCAGCATGTTCAAGCCGGTCAATGTGGTGTCGGTGGACGGAAAGACCTCTTGCTCGGCCGTCGACGGCGGTTTGGTGATGAATAATCCAAGTGCCGCCGCCGTCACGCACGTGCTCCACAACAAACGAGATTTCCCGTCGGTTAACGGCGTCGATGACTTGCTCGTCTTGTCGATAGGAAACGGTTCGTCCTCAACTCCAGGAAGGAAACTTCAGCGTAATGGAGACTGTTCCACGTCATGCCTCGTGGACATCGTGCTTGACGGAGTTTCCGATACCGTTGATCAGATGCTTGGGAACGCTTTCTGCTGGAACCGTACGGACTACGTTAGAGTCCAG GTGAGCGGTTTGACTAGCGGCGGAGATGGAACTGTGGGGCCGAGGAAAACGGCGGAGGAGTTGTTGAAAGAGAGAGGTGTGGAAACGGCACCGTTCGGAGGGAAACGGTTACTAACGGAAACAAACGGAGAAAGAATCGAGAGTTTCGTGCAACGCCTTGTTGCTTCTAGCCTCCCTCCAAGTCCTTGCAAGGAATCTGCCGTTAATCCTCTCGCTGACGGCCGTTAA
- the LOC106337461 gene encoding probable inactive patatin-like protein 9 isoform X1, producing MEMDLSKVTLDIFTKLEQKWLSHCDTTRKTRILSIDGGGTTAIVAGASIVRLEDQIRLQTGDPHAQISDFFDIVTGTGIGGVLAALLVADDGSGRPMFTAREAVKFIEEKNSELFEIRHTGVFRRNRRYSGSSMERVLQAAFRREDGKVLTMKDTCKPLLVPCYDLKTSAPFVFSRAGASESPSFDFELWKVCRATSATPSMFKPVNVVSVDGKTSCSAVDGGLVMNNPSAAAVTHVLHNKRDFPSVNGVDDLLVLSIGNGSSSTPGRKLQRNGDCSTSCLVDIVLDGVSDTVDQMLGNAFCWNRTDYVRVQWMCMQVSGLTSGGDGTVGPRKTAEELLKERGVETAPFGGKRLLTETNGERIESFVQRLVASSLPPSPCKESAVNPLADGR from the exons ATGGAGATGGATCTGAGCAAGGTTACTCTTGACATTTTCACCAAGCTTGAACAGAAATGGCTCTCCCACTGCGACACCACCAGGAAGACACGCATCCTTAGCATCGACGGTGGTGGAACCACTGCCATTGTGGCCGGAGCTTCTATTGTTCGCCTCGAAGACCAGATCCGCCTCCAGACCGGTGACCCTCACGCTCAGATCTCTGATTTCTTCGACATTGTTACCGGAACCGGAATCGGAGGCGTACTCGCGGCCCTGCTCGTCGCCGACGATGGCTCCGGGAGGCCGATGTTCACCGCCAGGGAAGCTGTTAAGTTTATCGAGGAGAAGAACTCGGAGCTATTCGAGATCAGGCACACGGGAGTCTTCAGGAGGAACCGGAGATACTCCGGGAGCAGCATGGAGAGGGTGCTGCAGGCAGCGTTTAGGAGGGAGGACGGTAAGGTGCTGACGATGAAGGACACGTGTAAGCCTCTCCTCGTTCCCTGCTACGACCTCAAAACCTCTGCACCTTTCGTTTTCTCACGCGCCGGCGCATCCGAGTCGCCGAGCTTCGACTTCGAGCTTTGGAAAGTCTGCCGTGCCACCTCGGCGACTCCCAGCATGTTCAAGCCGGTCAATGTGGTGTCGGTGGACGGAAAGACCTCTTGCTCGGCCGTCGACGGCGGTTTGGTGATGAATAATCCAAGTGCCGCCGCCGTCACGCACGTGCTCCACAACAAACGAGATTTCCCGTCGGTTAACGGCGTCGATGACTTGCTCGTCTTGTCGATAGGAAACGGTTCGTCCTCAACTCCAGGAAGGAAACTTCAGCGTAATGGAGACTGTTCCACGTCATGCCTCGTGGACATCGTGCTTGACGGAGTTTCCGATACCGTTGATCAGATGCTTGGGAACGCTTTCTGCTGGAACCGTACGGACTACGTTAGAGTCCAG TGGATGTGCATGCAGGTGAGCGGTTTGACTAGCGGCGGAGATGGAACTGTGGGGCCGAGGAAAACGGCGGAGGAGTTGTTGAAAGAGAGAGGTGTGGAAACGGCACCGTTCGGAGGGAAACGGTTACTAACGGAAACAAACGGAGAAAGAATCGAGAGTTTCGTGCAACGCCTTGTTGCTTCTAGCCTCCCTCCAAGTCCTTGCAAGGAATCTGCCGTTAATCCTCTCGCTGACGGCCGTTAA